In Pseudomonas fluorescens, the following are encoded in one genomic region:
- a CDS encoding autotransporter serine protease, protein MLLLLIGAGSEQAAAAWLDTGTLGDPASWRSAEFQRDWGLGRMQADQAYAVGITGKNVKIGALDSGFDSTHPEFATDRYHAVMASGTYVDGSAFNVDGSFNANNDSHGTHVVGTMGASRDGFGMHGVAYNAQIHVGNTNRNDSFLFGPNPDPRYFSAVYNALADAGVRAINNSWGSQPPDVSYRTLADLHNAYAQHWNKGTWLDAAADVSRRGVINVFSAGNSGYPNASVRSALPYFQPDLEGHWLAVSGLDQSNRQKYNQCGIAKYWCITTPGAKIDSTIPGGGYAIKSGTSMAAPHATGALALVMERYPYMNNQQALEVLLTTATQLDGSVTDAPDGQIGWGVASLDRAMRGPGQLLATFDANLEAGQSDVWSNDISDKALIQRQSEDLAEHNAWQQTLQDKGWQHGVAAGASQQEQSDYAVGMARDAAAANRLYQGSLIKSGAGRLILTGDNTYRGATTVNGGLLTVNGSLTSAVTVNHRGTLGGSGRIGALTAHSGGTVAPGNSIGILNVAGDVTFEPGSTYAVELSPTSSDQIIAGGKAVIEGATVSLALEDSPTLLTTSEAKSLLGIQYNILQAAGGIEGRFGEVVPNYVFLGGTLDYSVNGIQLAVERSAASFASVGLTPNQRAVGAAAEHLGAGNPLYETLLLSPTAAVAQQAFQQLSGEIHPAIGTLLINDSRYLRDAVGERLRERDLFDTGAPTDDRSNAWLKVLGAWGKSDGGHDNADSTSAIGGLLAGVDGLVTEDTRLGFVTGYSDSSLSMGDGTHSSASVDSYHLGAYLGHEIDALRLSVGGAYSWHRIDVKRDLQLGAVSGQQKSKRDATTAQLFTEAAYRLDLQPLALEPFANLAYVHLHSDSFTEKGDAAALKGGEDNRDVLLSTLGVRASKAFALSENKQLELAATLGWQHNLSNTSSESHLAFANGNSGFTVQSVSLDRNAALVGARAGLALGRDTRLSLDYNGLLGSKEKDHGVGLTLAWQF, encoded by the coding sequence ATGCTGTTGCTTTTGATTGGCGCAGGCTCGGAACAGGCCGCCGCGGCCTGGCTGGACACCGGCACCCTCGGCGATCCCGCCAGTTGGCGCAGCGCCGAGTTTCAACGCGACTGGGGCCTGGGCCGGATGCAAGCCGATCAAGCCTACGCGGTCGGTATCACCGGTAAAAACGTGAAGATCGGCGCCCTTGATTCCGGCTTCGATTCCACCCATCCCGAATTCGCCACCGACCGATATCACGCGGTCATGGCCAGTGGCACTTATGTTGATGGCTCAGCGTTCAACGTCGACGGTTCGTTCAACGCCAACAACGACTCCCATGGCACCCACGTGGTCGGCACCATGGGCGCCTCCCGCGACGGTTTCGGCATGCACGGCGTGGCGTACAACGCACAAATCCATGTCGGCAACACCAACAGGAACGACAGTTTCCTGTTCGGCCCCAACCCCGATCCGCGCTACTTCAGCGCGGTGTACAACGCCCTGGCAGATGCTGGCGTGCGGGCGATCAACAACAGTTGGGGCAGTCAGCCACCTGACGTCAGCTACCGTACACTGGCCGATCTGCACAACGCCTACGCCCAACACTGGAATAAAGGCACCTGGCTCGATGCCGCTGCCGATGTGTCCCGCCGTGGCGTGATCAACGTGTTCAGCGCTGGTAACAGTGGCTACCCGAACGCCAGCGTGCGTTCGGCGCTGCCGTACTTTCAGCCGGATCTCGAGGGCCATTGGCTGGCGGTGTCGGGGCTGGACCAAAGCAATCGGCAGAAGTACAACCAGTGCGGCATCGCCAAATACTGGTGTATCACCACACCGGGGGCGAAGATCGACAGCACCATTCCCGGCGGCGGTTACGCGATCAAGTCCGGCACCTCGATGGCTGCGCCGCATGCCACTGGCGCGCTGGCACTGGTGATGGAACGCTACCCGTACATGAACAATCAGCAGGCACTCGAAGTGTTGCTGACTACCGCCACCCAGCTTGATGGCTCGGTCACTGATGCGCCGGACGGGCAGATCGGCTGGGGTGTGGCCAGCCTGGACAGGGCGATGCGCGGGCCAGGGCAATTGCTCGCGACGTTTGACGCCAACCTGGAGGCAGGGCAGAGCGATGTCTGGAGCAACGACATCTCTGACAAGGCGCTGATTCAGCGGCAGAGCGAAGACCTCGCCGAACACAACGCCTGGCAGCAAACCCTGCAAGACAAGGGTTGGCAGCATGGCGTTGCCGCGGGTGCCAGTCAGCAGGAGCAGTCCGACTACGCGGTCGGCATGGCCCGTGATGCAGCGGCAGCCAACCGGCTTTATCAGGGCAGCCTGATCAAATCCGGCGCCGGTCGCCTGATTCTCACCGGTGACAACACCTATCGTGGCGCGACCACGGTCAATGGCGGTCTGCTGACGGTCAACGGTTCGCTGACGTCGGCCGTTACCGTCAATCACCGCGGCACCCTCGGCGGTTCCGGCCGGATCGGCGCGCTGACCGCGCACAGCGGTGGTACCGTGGCGCCGGGCAACTCCATCGGCATCTTGAATGTGGCCGGTGACGTGACCTTCGAACCCGGTTCGACCTATGCGGTCGAGCTATCGCCAACCAGCAGCGATCAGATCATTGCGGGCGGTAAAGCAGTGATTGAAGGCGCCACCGTCAGCTTGGCGCTGGAAGACAGCCCGACGCTGCTGACCACCAGCGAGGCGAAATCCCTGCTCGGCATCCAGTACAACATCCTGCAGGCGGCTGGTGGCATCGAAGGGCGCTTCGGTGAGGTGGTGCCCAATTATGTGTTCCTCGGCGGTACCCTCGACTATTCGGTGAACGGTATTCAACTGGCGGTGGAACGCAGTGCCGCGTCGTTCGCCAGTGTCGGCCTGACGCCGAACCAGCGTGCCGTCGGCGCGGCTGCCGAGCATTTGGGCGCGGGCAATCCGCTGTACGAAACCTTGCTGCTGTCGCCAACCGCAGCCGTCGCGCAACAAGCCTTCCAGCAACTGTCCGGCGAGATTCACCCGGCGATCGGCACGCTGCTGATCAACGACAGCCGTTACCTGCGCGATGCGGTGGGCGAGCGTCTGCGTGAGCGCGATCTGTTCGATACCGGTGCACCGACCGATGATCGTAGCAACGCCTGGCTCAAGGTGCTCGGCGCCTGGGGCAAGAGTGACGGTGGGCATGACAATGCCGATTCCACCAGCGCCATCGGCGGTTTGCTGGCCGGTGTCGACGGCTTGGTCACTGAAGATACCCGGCTCGGTTTCGTGACCGGCTATAGCGACAGCTCGCTGAGTATGGGCGATGGCACGCACTCGTCGGCCTCGGTCGACAGCTATCACCTGGGTGCATATCTGGGGCATGAAATCGATGCCCTGCGCCTGAGCGTCGGTGGCGCTTATAGCTGGCATCGCATCGACGTCAAACGCGACCTGCAATTGGGCGCGGTCAGCGGCCAGCAGAAATCCAAACGCGATGCGACCACCGCGCAGCTGTTCACCGAAGCTGCGTATCGCCTCGATCTGCAACCCTTGGCGCTGGAGCCGTTCGCCAATCTGGCCTACGTGCACTTGCACAGCGACAGCTTCACCGAGAAGGGCGATGCCGCCGCGCTGAAGGGCGGCGAGGACAATCGCGACGTGCTGCTGTCGACGCTCGGCGTGCGGGCCAGCAAGGCCTTTGCGTTGTCCGAGAACAAACAACTGGAACTGGCGGCCACGCTTGGCTGGCAGCACAACCTGAGCAATACAAGTTCTGAAAGCCACCTGGCTTTCGCCAATGGCAACAGCGGTTTCACCGTGCAGAGCGTGTCGCTGGATCGCAATGCTGCGTTGGTCGGCGCTCGGGCCGGTCTGGCGCTGGGCCGCGATACCCGGTTGAGCCTGGACTACAACGGACTGCTTGGCTCAAAGGAAAAGGACCACGGTGTGGGCCTGACCCTGGCCTGGCAGTTCTGA
- a CDS encoding polyurethanase: MGLFDYKNAGSEAGKVLYSDAIALTLYAYAPTGQSLPANGWAPIGANALGYQGKVGAQGTYFGEKDGFTSAEAEVLGKYDAAGKLIGIGIAFRGTGGLGYNDTFGDMKNNLLAAVGPVDYATHYAKNAFDTLLGKVAAFAIAYGLSAEDVLVSGHSLGGLGVNSVAELSGNNWGGFYKDASYVAFASPTQSSTGNNVLNIGYENDPVFRVLDGTTFSSGSLGKHDAHQASATNNIVNFNDHYASTAQNLVPFSILNPLNWSAHGSLGYADGLNRVIDSRFYELTDKDSTLIVSNLSQSARGSTWVEDLGRSGEPHTGSTFIIGTDSGDLLKGGFGNDFIEGRDGNDRFRDDGGFNILSGGKGVNTFELQKPLQNFSIANDGDDTLFVRDAYGGISMTRDIGALVGKESGSWWGSKEVTYSVTANGLLNDSELTHYNHSLNGDALGNTLVASVVGDWLFGNGGDDLLRSDKGQVTFVGGAGNDVLHSGGGSNTFLFSGAFGIDAINGYQGSDKLVFMGVEGAGQGYDYRQHASQAGQDTLLKVGDFSVTLVGVGLDNLSASGFVFA; this comes from the coding sequence ATGGGACTGTTTGATTACAAAAATGCCGGCAGCGAGGCGGGCAAGGTGTTGTACAGCGATGCCATCGCCCTGACGTTGTATGCCTACGCACCTACCGGCCAGTCATTACCGGCCAATGGCTGGGCGCCGATCGGCGCCAATGCCCTGGGTTATCAAGGCAAGGTCGGGGCGCAGGGCACGTATTTCGGCGAGAAGGACGGTTTCACCAGCGCCGAAGCCGAAGTGCTCGGCAAGTACGACGCCGCCGGAAAACTGATCGGCATCGGCATTGCTTTTCGTGGCACCGGCGGGCTTGGCTACAACGACACGTTCGGCGACATGAAAAACAATCTGTTGGCGGCGGTAGGGCCGGTGGATTACGCGACCCACTACGCAAAAAACGCCTTCGATACGCTGCTCGGTAAAGTGGCTGCGTTCGCCATCGCCTATGGCCTCAGTGCCGAGGACGTGCTGGTCAGCGGTCACAGCCTCGGTGGCTTGGGGGTCAACAGCGTCGCCGAGTTGAGTGGGAACAATTGGGGCGGCTTCTATAAGGATGCCAGTTACGTAGCATTCGCTTCGCCAACCCAGAGCTCCACTGGCAATAACGTGCTGAACATCGGTTACGAGAACGATCCGGTGTTTCGGGTACTCGACGGCACCACCTTCAGCAGTGGCTCGCTGGGCAAACATGACGCTCACCAAGCGTCGGCCACCAACAACATCGTCAACTTCAACGATCACTACGCGTCCACTGCGCAAAACCTGGTGCCATTCAGCATTCTCAATCCGTTGAACTGGTCGGCCCATGGCTCGCTGGGCTACGCCGACGGATTGAACCGGGTGATCGACTCACGCTTCTATGAGTTGACCGACAAGGATTCGACCCTGATCGTTTCCAACCTTTCGCAGTCGGCACGAGGTTCCACTTGGGTCGAGGATCTTGGACGCAGCGGTGAACCACACACCGGCAGCACGTTCATCATCGGAACCGACAGCGGCGACCTGCTCAAGGGCGGCTTCGGCAATGATTTCATCGAAGGCCGGGACGGCAACGACCGCTTCCGTGATGACGGCGGCTTCAACATTTTGTCGGGGGGCAAGGGCGTCAACACCTTCGAACTGCAGAAACCGTTGCAGAACTTCAGCATCGCCAATGACGGCGACGACACGTTGTTCGTGCGCGACGCGTATGGCGGTATCAGCATGACCCGGGACATCGGCGCACTGGTGGGCAAGGAGTCCGGGTCGTGGTGGGGGAGCAAGGAAGTCACCTACAGCGTGACTGCCAATGGTCTGCTCAATGACAGCGAATTGACCCACTACAACCATTCGCTCAACGGTGACGCTTTGGGCAACACGCTGGTGGCCAGTGTCGTGGGCGACTGGCTGTTCGGTAACGGCGGTGATGATTTGCTGCGCAGCGACAAGGGCCAAGTGACCTTCGTCGGCGGCGCCGGCAACGATGTGCTGCATTCCGGTGGCGGCAGCAACACGTTCCTGTTCAGCGGCGCCTTCGGAATCGATGCGATCAATGGCTACCAGGGAAGCGACAAACTGGTGTTCATGGGCGTTGAAGGCGCGGGGCAGGGCTACGACTACCGGCAGCATGCGTCACAGGCCGGTCAAGACACACTACTCAAGGTCGGCGACTTTTCCGTGACCCTGGTAGGCGTCGGGCTGGATAACCTTTCGGCTTCCGGGTTCGTGTTTGCGTAA
- a CDS encoding polyurethanase: MGVYDYKNLGTADAKALFTDAMAITLYSYHNLDNGFATGYQHNGFGAGLPATLVTALIGGTDSQGVIPGIPWNPDSEKAALDAVQKAGWTPITATQLGYDGKTDARGTFFGEKAGYTSAQVEILGKYDAQGQLTEIGIAFRGTSGPRESQISDSIGDVINDLLAALGPQDYAKNYAGEAFAKLFGDVAAFASANGLSGKDVLVSGHSLGGLAVNSLADLSNDKWGGFFKDSNYVAYASPTQSTTDKVLNIGYENDPVFRALDGSSFNLASVGVHDAHQDSATNNIVSFNDHYASTAWNLLPFSILNIPTWISHLPTAYGDGMTRVLESKFYDLTSKDSTIIVANLSDPARANTWVQDLNRNAETHKGSTFIIGSDGSDLIQGGKGNDYLDGGDGNDTFRDSGGYNILLGGKGNNVFDLQQTVKNFDFANDGAGNLYIRDANGGISITRDIGSIVTEEPGFLWGLFKDDVTHSVTANGLAIGNQLTQYASTVKGGAGADTLKAQVVGDWLFGLDGNDHLIGGKGNDVFVGGAGNDLLESGGGIDTFLFSGAFGQDRVVGYQANDKLVFLGVQGVTPNDDFRTHATVVGQDTVLTFGNDSVTLVGVGLDSLSSGGIVIA, from the coding sequence ATGGGTGTATACGACTACAAAAACCTCGGCACAGCAGACGCCAAAGCGTTGTTTACCGACGCGATGGCAATCACGCTGTATTCCTATCACAACCTCGACAACGGCTTTGCCACCGGTTACCAGCACAACGGATTCGGCGCAGGTTTGCCGGCAACCCTGGTCACGGCGCTGATTGGCGGCACTGATTCCCAAGGCGTGATTCCCGGCATTCCCTGGAACCCCGATTCCGAAAAGGCCGCACTGGATGCGGTGCAGAAGGCCGGCTGGACTCCCATCACCGCCACACAGCTGGGCTATGACGGCAAGACGGATGCGCGCGGAACCTTCTTTGGTGAAAAGGCCGGGTACACCAGCGCTCAGGTGGAGATCCTCGGCAAGTACGATGCACAGGGTCAGCTCACGGAAATCGGCATCGCCTTTCGCGGCACCAGCGGCCCTCGGGAAAGCCAGATCAGCGACTCCATCGGCGATGTGATCAATGACCTGCTGGCGGCATTGGGTCCCCAGGATTATGCGAAAAACTACGCAGGCGAGGCCTTCGCAAAACTGTTCGGCGACGTTGCTGCGTTCGCCAGCGCCAATGGCCTGTCAGGCAAGGACGTACTGGTCAGCGGGCACAGCCTCGGCGGGCTGGCAGTCAACAGCCTGGCGGATTTGAGCAACGATAAATGGGGCGGTTTCTTCAAAGACTCGAACTACGTCGCTTATGCCTCACCGACCCAAAGCACCACCGATAAAGTGCTGAATATCGGCTATGAAAACGATCCGGTGTTCCGTGCGCTCGACGGCTCATCGTTCAACCTGGCATCGGTCGGCGTACACGATGCCCATCAAGACTCGGCGACCAACAACATCGTCAGCTTCAACGACCACTACGCGTCGACGGCGTGGAACCTGCTGCCATTTTCCATCCTCAACATCCCGACCTGGATTTCGCACCTGCCCACCGCTTACGGCGACGGCATGACCCGGGTGCTGGAGTCGAAGTTCTACGACCTCACCAGCAAAGACTCGACGATCATCGTTGCCAATCTTTCGGACCCGGCACGCGCCAACACCTGGGTCCAGGACCTGAACCGCAATGCTGAAACCCACAAGGGCAGTACCTTCATCATTGGCAGTGACGGCAGCGACCTGATTCAGGGCGGCAAGGGCAATGACTATCTGGACGGCGGTGACGGCAACGACACCTTTCGAGACAGCGGCGGCTACAACATCCTGCTGGGCGGCAAGGGCAATAACGTGTTCGATTTGCAGCAGACGGTGAAGAATTTCGATTTTGCCAATGACGGCGCCGGTAACCTGTACATCCGCGACGCCAATGGCGGCATCAGCATCACCCGCGACATCGGTAGCATCGTGACCGAAGAGCCGGGTTTCCTGTGGGGACTGTTCAAGGATGACGTGACTCACAGCGTGACCGCCAATGGCCTCGCGATCGGCAATCAACTGACTCAGTACGCCTCAACGGTGAAGGGCGGTGCAGGGGCCGATACGCTAAAGGCACAGGTTGTTGGTGATTGGTTGTTTGGCCTGGACGGCAACGATCATCTGATCGGTGGCAAGGGCAACGACGTGTTTGTCGGCGGGGCCGGCAACGACCTGCTGGAGTCAGGGGGCGGGATCGATACGTTCCTGTTCAGCGGCGCGTTCGGCCAGGACCGGGTGGTTGGGTATCAGGCGAACGACAAACTGGTGTTTCTCGGGGTTCAGGGCGTGACGCCGAACGACGACTTCCGGACCCATGCCACGGTGGTGGGGCAGGATACCGTGCTGACGTTTGGCAATGATTCGGTGACGCTGGTTGGCGTGGGGCTGGACAGTCTGTCCAGCGGCGGGATCGTTATCGCCTGA
- a CDS encoding DUF2514 family protein gives MNSLLLHILPYIAVLALVAGALFGAYHHGVTVTDGKWQAEWNAQDTRDAEARALNEDAERAKEQACQQSINKAVQDGQRIIDQATTDAAAARASADGVQLAADNLARRFATSEASGNSCTAAASKTAARAAAVLADVFKCADQRAGDLAAMANQARVRGLTCEQAYISLREQ, from the coding sequence ATGAACTCGCTACTGCTCCACATCCTTCCTTATATAGCTGTGCTCGCATTGGTGGCCGGCGCGCTGTTTGGCGCCTATCACCATGGTGTGACGGTCACAGATGGAAAGTGGCAGGCCGAGTGGAATGCCCAAGACACCCGGGACGCAGAGGCGAGAGCGCTCAATGAGGACGCCGAGCGAGCCAAAGAGCAGGCCTGCCAACAGTCAATCAACAAGGCAGTTCAAGATGGCCAACGCATCATCGATCAAGCAACGACTGATGCTGCTGCCGCTCGCGCTTCTGCTGACGGCGTGCAGCTCGCCGCCGACAACCTTGCCCGTCGATTCGCAACCAGTGAAGCCAGCGGCAATTCCTGCACTGCCGCCGCAAGCAAGACAGCTGCCCGCGCCGCCGCTGTGCTTGCCGACGTGTTCAAATGCGCTGACCAGCGAGCGGGCGACCTGGCTGCAATGGCTAACCAAGCCCGGGTCCGGGGACTGACCTGTGAGCAGGCCTACATTTCACTCCGCGAACAATAA
- a CDS encoding acyltransferase family protein, whose amino-acid sequence MTSLAEPTSTLLTLNTHNTKYRPDIDGLRAIAVLSVVGFHAFPEWVTGGFIGVDIFFVISGYLITTILLEGLARGKFSIPDFYVRRVNRIFPALLTVMIASYAFGWVTLFPDEFQQLGKHIAGGSAFISNLVLWNESGYFDTSAEIKPFLHLWSLGIEEQYYIFWPVIMWATWKKQLNLLTIAVLLLGASFALNMEYIKEDPTFTFYMPQTRCWELLIGSVLAYLSLYKISAFDKAFAATDRFLAAIIHKPVPVESGQIIRNVLSFIGLGFIAYGLATITKDDQFPGWRAIFPTVGTALIIAAGSRSWLNRSILSNKPMVWVGLISFPLYLWHWPLLTFPRIIQSDVPSLEIRIAAVFTAIILAWLTYRFLERPLRTNQSKFKTPILVILMASIGGVGFATFNLGGLPDREAVKSAEEFNSQFVGPIWKFTNNDMCINRYQFKEAESYGWWFCITNRDEKPTLLLLGNSYANHLYPGLAAENKINNQTILSIGACSPNQGIPSDENTETTVTPCSGSRAYHQKLLINSIIEKDKTIKYAILDGLDPKPDENSIATIEERISYLEGNGIQVILFVPHITTTHDLKGCFSRPLKSGPASCDVSPQARETAFNDFKPLVDKISSKHPTVRVFDQNELFCNFLGCSLTKNGMPLFRDEYSHYSEYASTELAKLFVKWAEKNVPGILEK is encoded by the coding sequence ATGACGTCTCTCGCCGAACCGACCAGCACGCTATTAACCCTAAACACCCACAATACGAAATACCGGCCGGACATTGATGGCCTGCGCGCAATCGCCGTCCTGTCCGTGGTCGGCTTTCACGCCTTCCCGGAATGGGTGACTGGCGGCTTCATCGGCGTGGATATTTTCTTCGTGATTTCCGGGTATCTGATCACCACGATCCTGCTCGAAGGCCTGGCACGCGGGAAGTTCAGCATTCCGGACTTCTACGTTCGGCGCGTCAACCGCATATTCCCGGCCTTGCTTACGGTGATGATCGCCAGCTATGCGTTCGGCTGGGTGACACTGTTCCCCGACGAGTTCCAGCAGCTCGGCAAACACATTGCTGGTGGCTCTGCCTTTATATCCAACCTGGTTCTGTGGAACGAAAGCGGGTACTTCGACACGTCGGCCGAGATAAAGCCGTTCCTGCATCTATGGTCATTGGGCATTGAAGAGCAGTACTACATCTTCTGGCCGGTGATCATGTGGGCCACTTGGAAAAAACAGTTAAACCTGCTGACCATCGCGGTGTTGTTGCTCGGCGCTTCGTTCGCCCTGAACATGGAGTACATCAAGGAAGACCCTACGTTCACCTTCTACATGCCCCAGACTCGTTGCTGGGAACTGTTGATCGGCTCCGTGCTGGCCTACCTGTCACTCTATAAAATCTCGGCCTTTGATAAAGCCTTTGCAGCGACAGACCGATTTTTAGCCGCGATCATTCACAAGCCGGTGCCTGTCGAGAGCGGCCAAATAATCAGAAACGTCCTGTCGTTTATCGGGCTGGGGTTCATTGCCTACGGCCTGGCAACCATCACCAAGGACGATCAATTTCCAGGGTGGCGCGCAATCTTTCCAACAGTCGGAACCGCGTTGATCATCGCCGCCGGCTCGCGGTCGTGGCTCAATCGCTCAATTCTTTCCAACAAACCGATGGTGTGGGTCGGCCTGATCAGCTTCCCGCTGTACCTGTGGCACTGGCCTCTTTTGACATTCCCCCGCATCATTCAGAGCGATGTACCATCCCTAGAAATCAGAATTGCGGCCGTGTTCACCGCTATCATTTTAGCTTGGCTGACATATCGCTTTCTTGAGCGCCCTTTACGAACCAACCAAAGTAAATTCAAAACTCCTATTCTTGTCATCCTGATGGCGAGCATTGGAGGTGTGGGTTTTGCAACTTTCAATCTGGGTGGGCTGCCTGACCGCGAGGCAGTCAAAAGCGCGGAAGAGTTCAATAGCCAGTTTGTAGGGCCGATATGGAAGTTCACCAACAACGACATGTGTATCAATCGATACCAGTTTAAAGAAGCAGAATCATATGGCTGGTGGTTTTGCATTACAAATAGAGATGAAAAACCAACCTTGCTCTTATTGGGCAACAGCTACGCAAACCATTTGTATCCTGGGCTTGCGGCGGAAAACAAAATAAATAATCAGACCATTCTTTCTATTGGTGCCTGCTCTCCGAACCAGGGCATTCCATCTGATGAAAATACAGAAACGACGGTAACTCCGTGCTCTGGCAGTCGGGCTTACCATCAGAAACTTCTGATCAACAGCATCATTGAGAAAGACAAAACAATAAAATATGCAATTCTAGACGGCCTCGACCCGAAACCAGACGAGAATTCAATTGCAACAATTGAAGAGCGGATAAGCTATCTTGAAGGCAACGGAATTCAAGTCATACTTTTTGTTCCTCACATCACAACAACCCATGACCTAAAAGGCTGTTTTTCTCGCCCACTTAAAAGTGGACCAGCCTCTTGCGACGTTAGTCCACAAGCAAGGGAAACAGCATTCAATGACTTCAAGCCATTAGTCGATAAAATTTCAAGCAAACACCCAACCGTACGGGTTTTTGATCAGAATGAATTATTTTGCAACTTCCTTGGCTGCTCTCTTACAAAAAACGGGATGCCTCTGTTTAGAGATGAATATAGTCATTACTCCGAGTACGCGAGTACAGAACTAGCAAAATTGTTTGTGAAGTGGGCAGAGAAAAACGTACCGGGGATTTTAGAAAAATAA
- a CDS encoding excalibur calcium-binding domain-containing protein — protein sequence MKLILVMLVVGLLAWKLSPELQSWAEARLSNPQITATVVAAPKPVSAPVKCDGRKYCSQMTSCAEAKNFLQNCPGMKMDGDNDGIPCEAQWCQ from the coding sequence ATGAAACTGATTTTGGTTATGCTTGTTGTTGGTCTGTTGGCTTGGAAGCTTTCCCCTGAATTACAGTCCTGGGCTGAGGCTCGGCTATCGAATCCCCAAATCACCGCTACGGTAGTGGCTGCGCCGAAGCCTGTTTCGGCTCCAGTCAAATGCGATGGGCGTAAATATTGCTCGCAGATGACCTCGTGCGCAGAGGCCAAAAACTTTCTGCAAAATTGCCCAGGAATGAAAATGGACGGCGACAACGACGGGATACCCTGTGAGGCGCAGTGGTGCCAGTGA